The following proteins come from a genomic window of candidate division WOR-3 bacterium:
- the rpoB gene encoding DNA-directed RNA polymerase subunit beta, which translates to MKIKDFGKIRLHLDIPNLLSLQRESFSEFTQHQISPEQRRPVGLEGIFREMFPIVDEHKNFRLEYVRYELGEPRYSPEEAIARGTTYALPLKVVFRLVRHGFGREAGSIKDVVEQEVYFCELPWMTANGSFIINGVERVVVSQLHRSPGVYFSREGEEISALLVPLRGAWFELVVDKNQTLLVILDRKKRLSAATFLRALGYTHADILRKLFKVETQHLRPGEVLAEDIREGSGDVPEPQAVLARAGERLSEAVVEFLASKGVTQAPVVSQGQPGLDIIINTLRADRSTSKEDAIKRIYYRLRSIAPHSIEVAEVLILGMLFDQRRFDLGAVGRYKLNQSLMLKAAPDGSRLQPDDIFAIIDKLLKLSADAQLYVLRIRMSEDDIRSSILSVLKSEGLEPDAEFFYEQRDELELVFKTEESGVRAEQLLNKSGYKPTAERIRYQTDDVDHLASRRVKRVGELLENQFRAALAQLTQNIRERAAFIDESQLVPQELINSRVVANAIMQFFTSSQLCQFMEQTNPLAELTHKRRVSTLGPGGLTKETAGFEVRDVHYSHYGRICPIETPEGPNIGLIATVSTYARIDHYGFISTPYWRVEQGRVIMGKGKEVYLTPEEEDRYTIAQATTELGPDGRFIKNEIICRRRGDVVVVPPDQVDFMDVSPKQLFAPSTVLIPFLEHDDADRALMGANMQRQAVPLLLPEKPLVATGVETKFAQESGAVVLAQEDGVVTKVDARSIVIRTEQGLVEHKLTKFRKSNQYTCLNQRPVVRAGDAVKKGDLLADGPATDDGQLALGRNVLVAFIPWRGYNYEDAIVISEELLKQDAYTSISILEFEIQARETRLGPEQITRDIPGATEEELKNLDEFGIIRIGAEVGPGDILVGRITPKGETEYTPEERLLRAIFGEKAANVRDTSLRVEPGVFGTVIDRRILSKKLSDPLTRRLEKELLDQAQQRYEMKKQFYILRRDEKLRSILRGHKAAANAKTARGKIIHKGGQIMDDQFLTSEEFSQITNFEQLVSNPRLQEQIKTVLNEYDSLLKRAQEEKRAEEERIARGDELPHGVLRSVTIFIAQKRRLSVGDKMAGRHGNKGVVSKILPVEDMPYIGVDGESSETIRELRGVPVDMVLNPLGVPSRMNLGQVLEAHLGWAAKVLGYQAVCPVFESATPDEIKEELRRAGLPEDGKVVLYDGRTGERFKGKVTVGVMYMMKLIHMVDDKIHARSTGKYSLITQQPLGGKAQFGGQRFGEMEVWALEAYGAAHALQEMLTIKSDDVEGRSALYDALVRGKNPPRPKAPASFWVLVKELQGLGLELVAEREKKG; encoded by the coding sequence TGGGACTTGAGGGAATATTCCGGGAGATGTTTCCCATTGTTGATGAGCACAAGAACTTTCGTCTTGAGTATGTTCGTTACGAACTGGGTGAGCCGAGATATTCGCCGGAGGAGGCGATTGCCCGGGGCACGACCTACGCCCTCCCATTGAAGGTGGTTTTCCGCCTGGTCAGGCACGGCTTCGGGAGAGAGGCGGGTAGCATCAAGGATGTTGTTGAACAGGAGGTCTATTTCTGCGAGCTCCCGTGGATGACCGCGAATGGTTCATTCATCATTAACGGTGTTGAGCGGGTTGTTGTCAGTCAACTGCATCGATCGCCCGGTGTTTACTTCTCGCGCGAAGGGGAGGAGATTTCCGCGCTGCTTGTGCCATTACGTGGGGCGTGGTTTGAACTGGTGGTTGATAAGAATCAGACCCTTTTAGTTATCCTTGACCGTAAAAAGAGGCTCTCGGCAGCAACCTTTCTACGGGCGCTTGGTTATACCCATGCTGATATTCTCCGCAAGCTCTTTAAGGTGGAGACCCAACATCTAAGACCGGGTGAGGTCCTTGCTGAGGATATCCGGGAGGGTTCAGGGGACGTTCCGGAGCCTCAGGCGGTATTAGCCCGAGCGGGTGAGAGGTTGAGCGAAGCGGTGGTGGAATTCCTTGCATCAAAAGGAGTTACTCAGGCACCGGTTGTATCTCAAGGACAGCCCGGTCTGGACATCATAATAAATACCCTCCGAGCAGACCGCTCTACTTCCAAAGAGGATGCGATTAAACGCATCTACTATCGGCTGCGTTCGATTGCGCCCCATTCAATTGAGGTGGCAGAGGTGCTGATTCTCGGGATGCTCTTTGACCAACGGCGCTTTGATTTAGGGGCGGTGGGAAGGTATAAACTCAACCAGAGTTTGATGCTTAAGGCAGCGCCCGATGGCTCTCGGTTACAGCCGGATGACATATTTGCCATCATTGACAAACTTCTTAAACTTTCCGCTGACGCTCAACTATATGTCCTCCGCATCCGGATGAGCGAAGACGACATTCGGTCCTCGATTCTCAGTGTTTTGAAAAGTGAGGGTTTGGAACCTGATGCGGAGTTTTTCTATGAACAGCGTGATGAACTGGAACTCGTCTTCAAGACCGAGGAGAGCGGGGTCCGCGCCGAGCAGCTTTTAAACAAATCCGGCTACAAACCAACTGCAGAACGAATCCGCTACCAGACCGATGACGTTGATCATCTTGCCAGCCGGCGGGTAAAACGTGTGGGGGAACTGTTGGAAAATCAGTTTCGGGCGGCACTGGCACAACTTACCCAGAATATTAGGGAGCGCGCCGCCTTTATTGACGAAAGCCAGTTGGTGCCACAGGAGTTGATTAACAGCCGTGTTGTTGCCAATGCGATAATGCAGTTTTTCACCTCAAGCCAGTTGTGCCAGTTTATGGAGCAGACCAACCCCCTTGCCGAACTTACCCATAAACGCCGGGTTTCTACCTTGGGACCTGGTGGGTTGACAAAGGAAACAGCCGGATTTGAAGTCCGTGATGTCCATTACTCTCATTACGGGAGAATCTGTCCTATTGAGACTCCAGAGGGACCGAATATTGGTTTGATCGCTACAGTTTCCACCTATGCGCGCATAGACCATTATGGCTTCATCTCCACACCTTACTGGCGGGTGGAACAGGGCAGGGTGATAATGGGCAAAGGCAAAGAGGTTTATCTTACACCCGAAGAGGAAGACCGCTACACCATCGCTCAGGCAACAACAGAATTAGGACCTGATGGAAGATTCATCAAAAATGAAATCATCTGTCGGCGGCGTGGCGATGTCGTGGTTGTACCGCCCGACCAGGTTGACTTTATGGATGTTTCACCAAAACAACTGTTTGCACCTTCAACCGTGCTGATTCCGTTTCTGGAACATGACGACGCTGACCGGGCGCTCATGGGTGCAAACATGCAACGCCAAGCGGTGCCGTTACTTTTACCGGAGAAGCCTTTAGTGGCAACCGGGGTGGAAACTAAATTTGCCCAAGAATCGGGGGCGGTTGTTTTGGCACAAGAGGATGGGGTAGTAACCAAGGTGGATGCCCGTTCGATTGTGATTCGCACTGAGCAGGGTTTGGTAGAGCACAAACTAACCAAATTCCGCAAATCCAACCAATACACCTGTTTAAATCAGCGCCCAGTTGTTCGTGCTGGCGACGCTGTCAAAAAGGGCGACCTATTGGCAGATGGGCCTGCAACTGATGATGGGCAACTTGCATTAGGGAGAAATGTCTTGGTTGCATTTATCCCCTGGCGCGGCTATAACTACGAGGATGCCATTGTCATCTCCGAAGAGCTTTTAAAACAGGATGCCTATACATCCATCTCTATTCTTGAATTTGAAATCCAGGCGCGTGAGACCCGGTTGGGACCGGAACAGATAACCCGCGATATCCCGGGTGCCACTGAAGAGGAACTAAAAAACTTAGACGAATTTGGCATTATCCGCATTGGCGCTGAGGTTGGTCCTGGAGATATCCTTGTTGGCAGAATCACGCCCAAAGGCGAAACCGAATACACCCCGGAAGAAAGGCTCCTTAGGGCAATCTTTGGTGAAAAAGCGGCGAATGTCAGAGACACGTCCCTTCGTGTCGAACCAGGGGTATTCGGTACAGTCATTGACCGCCGGATCCTTTCCAAGAAACTTTCGGACCCGTTAACTCGCCGCCTCGAAAAAGAGCTTTTAGACCAAGCCCAACAGCGTTACGAAATGAAGAAACAGTTCTACATCCTCCGCCGTGACGAAAAACTCCGCTCAATCCTCCGCGGCCACAAAGCCGCTGCCAATGCCAAGACCGCCCGTGGGAAAATTATCCACAAAGGCGGACAGATAATGGATGACCAGTTCCTCACCTCTGAAGAGTTTTCCCAGATTACCAACTTTGAACAACTTGTTTCCAATCCGCGGCTCCAAGAGCAGATAAAAACCGTTCTCAATGAATACGATTCACTACTAAAACGGGCACAAGAGGAAAAACGGGCAGAAGAGGAACGAATTGCGCGGGGCGATGAACTTCCGCATGGGGTGTTGCGCTCGGTCACAATTTTCATCGCCCAGAAGCGGAGATTGTCGGTGGGTGACAAGATGGCTGGAAGGCATGGTAACAAAGGTGTGGTTTCCAAGATTCTGCCGGTGGAGGATATGCCTTACATCGGGGTTGACGGGGAAAGCAGCGAGACGATACGGGAATTAAGAGGTGTGCCAGTGGATATGGTACTTAACCCATTAGGGGTGCCATCGCGCATGAATCTGGGGCAGGTGTTGGAGGCGCATCTGGGCTGGGCGGCGAAGGTTTTAGGTTATCAGGCGGTATGTCCAGTTTTTGAGAGTGCCACACCAGATGAGATTAAGGAGGAATTGCGCCGGGCTGGTTTGCCCGAGGATGGTAAGGTGGTGCTTTATGATGGTAGAACTGGGGAACGTTTCAAGGGGAAAGTAACGGTGGGTGTGATGTATATGATGAAATTGATTCATATGGTTGACGACAAGATTCACGCACGGTCAACAGGCAAGTATTCGCTCATTACGCAGCAGCCACTTGGGGGGAAGGCGCAATTTGGCGGACAGCGGTTCGGGGAGATGGAGGTTTGGGCTTTGGAGGCGTATGGGGCGGCACACGCTCTTCAAGAGATGTTGACGATAAAGTCAGACGATGTTGAGGGTAGGAGCGCGCTTTACGACGCTTTGGTAAGGGGGAAGAACCCTCCACGACCTAAGGCGCCAGCATCATTTTGGGTCTTGGTAAAGGAGTTGCAGGGATTGGGGCTTGAGCTGGTAGCGGAGAGGGAAAAGAAGGGGTAA
- the rpoC gene encoding DNA-directed RNA polymerase subunit beta', with translation MSSERDFVYDFDSLRLRIASPETIRSWSNGEVLKPETINYRTQKPERDGLFCERIFGPVRDYECNCGKYKKVRYKGIVCDRCGVEVTSSQVRRYWMGHIELVVPVAHTLFYQVPPSKIGLILDMSINEVETVLNYEAYVVIEPGQSPYKRKELIGEEEFREARDIKRYEGFKAETGALALKELLRSIELDDLAAELRARIKHESSRRFSLLRRLRVVEAFRNSGARPEWMILDVLPVIPPDLRPLVPLEGGRYATSDLNDLYKRVIVRNNRLRHLMSIRTPEIILKNEKRMLQDAVDALFSNESRPKPVRGRANRPLKSLCEALRGKQGRFRRNLLGKRVDYSGRSVIVVDPTLKLHQCSLPKEMALELFKPMILRRLEEKKLADSERGAKAMYRKEAPEVWEVLEEVTRDHPVLLNRAPTLHRVSIEAFYPILSEHRAIGIHPLVCPPFNADFDGDTMSVHIPVTPEGILEAAVLMLAPNNILSPAHGKPLMVPSQDVVAGIYWLTKERPRNEARRSSAVAALPSFSDFADVRSAYDLGELAIHDWINFWWRKERLLTTVGRVIFNDVLPEELRFVNEVVPKDKLIGLIDRCVRTLGMSATVKLLDDLKDLGFEMATVSGLSIGMEDVIVPKEKEKILERSDEEARKVYRAYSQGLMTESEKYNKIVNTWTLATAEVEEALMECLRQDQEGFNPVYILIDSGARGSRTQAAQLGGMRGLMAKPQRRTVGEEVIETPIKSSFREGLSVWEYFISTHGARKGLTDTALKTAEAGYLTRRLVDVAQDVVITMEDCGTIVGQEVTALREGGDIIEPLSERIAGRFALDDIVNPISGEVLVRAGEEITDKAAEEIEDCGIEMVRVRSVLTCEAPTGLCVKCYGRNMATGRAVEIGEAVGIIAAQSIGEPGTQLTLKTFHVGGVASRVAEQTKATARFKGTIKFEGLKVSRRSDGEMTTLEQGRIVLTGADRAVPFTVPAGAIVRVGDGQEVKEGEVLFEWEPYSIPLLARASGRVRFRDIEVGRTLREDIDERSERMQRIIVEDRARKLHPMLEVVGEKGKVVDTHPLPAGVYLVVEDGQEVKTGDVLARLLREMARTRDITGGLPKVAELFEAKRVKSPAIISEIDGTVEVGEPKEGKRLVRVISEGGAVKEYEIPYGKFLLVQTGDTVKAGDKLCEGSVDPHDVLKVKGWLAVQEFLTNQIQAVYRLQKVKINDKHISIIVRQMLRKVKIEDPGDSNFIEGEIVERRRVLEENERLLKEGLKPASYQPILLGITRAALLTESFLSAASFQETTRVLSEAAIQGREDKLRGLKENVIVGRLIPAGTGFREFSRIKLVSEEVKKEEQEAA, from the coding sequence ATGAGTAGTGAGCGGGATTTTGTTTACGATTTTGATTCTTTAAGGCTCCGGATTGCCTCCCCGGAGACCATTCGCAGCTGGTCAAATGGGGAGGTTTTGAAACCGGAGACAATTAATTACCGGACTCAGAAGCCCGAGCGTGACGGTCTTTTTTGCGAGCGGATTTTTGGTCCGGTAAGGGATTATGAGTGTAATTGCGGTAAGTATAAGAAGGTTCGGTATAAGGGGATTGTTTGCGACCGTTGTGGTGTTGAGGTAACAAGTTCCCAGGTGAGGCGGTATTGGATGGGGCATATTGAGTTGGTCGTCCCGGTGGCGCATACGCTTTTTTATCAGGTGCCGCCATCAAAGATTGGGCTCATCTTGGATATGTCCATTAATGAGGTGGAAACTGTTTTGAATTATGAGGCTTATGTGGTTATTGAGCCGGGGCAGAGTCCTTATAAGAGGAAGGAGTTGATTGGAGAGGAGGAGTTCCGTGAGGCAAGGGATATCAAGCGGTACGAAGGCTTTAAGGCAGAGACTGGCGCGCTAGCGCTAAAGGAGTTGTTGAGGTCAATTGAACTTGATGACTTGGCTGCGGAGTTACGAGCAAGAATTAAGCACGAAAGTTCAAGGAGGTTTAGTCTTTTGCGCCGGCTGAGGGTTGTGGAGGCCTTCAGGAATTCTGGTGCAAGACCGGAGTGGATGATACTTGATGTCCTCCCGGTGATTCCACCTGATTTGCGTCCGCTCGTCCCTTTGGAGGGGGGACGTTATGCCACCTCCGATTTAAATGACCTTTATAAGCGGGTTATCGTCAGGAACAATCGGTTGCGTCATTTAATGTCCATCAGAACTCCGGAGATTATCCTGAAGAATGAGAAGCGGATGCTTCAGGATGCGGTTGACGCTTTATTCTCTAACGAGTCCAGACCCAAGCCTGTGAGAGGCAGGGCTAATAGACCTTTAAAATCGCTTTGTGAGGCGCTCCGGGGCAAGCAGGGTAGGTTTAGGCGTAACCTCTTGGGAAAGCGGGTGGATTATTCGGGTAGGTCCGTTATTGTTGTTGACCCCACGTTGAAGCTTCACCAGTGCTCCCTTCCTAAAGAGATGGCGTTGGAGCTCTTTAAGCCAATGATACTAAGGCGCTTGGAGGAGAAAAAACTGGCTGACAGCGAGCGGGGGGCGAAGGCGATGTACCGTAAGGAGGCACCTGAGGTCTGGGAGGTGTTAGAGGAGGTTACGCGTGACCACCCAGTTCTTTTGAACCGAGCACCTACCCTTCACCGGGTGTCGATCGAGGCTTTTTATCCGATTCTTTCCGAACACCGGGCGATTGGGATTCATCCGCTTGTTTGTCCGCCATTCAATGCCGATTTTGACGGTGACACGATGTCGGTTCATATTCCAGTGACGCCTGAGGGTATCCTTGAGGCGGCGGTTTTAATGCTTGCACCTAATAACATCCTTTCACCTGCTCATGGGAAACCTTTGATGGTGCCGTCCCAGGATGTGGTGGCGGGGATTTACTGGCTTACGAAAGAACGACCGAGGAACGAGGCTCGGCGTTCATCTGCTGTTGCTGCGCTACCCTCGTTTTCTGATTTCGCCGATGTTAGGTCCGCGTATGATTTAGGTGAACTGGCCATCCACGACTGGATAAATTTCTGGTGGCGGAAGGAGCGGCTTCTGACGACCGTTGGCAGGGTCATCTTCAACGATGTGCTGCCCGAAGAGTTGCGGTTCGTCAATGAGGTGGTGCCTAAAGACAAGTTGATTGGTTTGATCGACCGGTGCGTGCGCACATTAGGGATGAGCGCCACGGTGAAACTTTTGGATGACTTAAAGGACCTGGGCTTTGAGATGGCGACCGTTTCCGGGCTCTCGATCGGTATGGAGGATGTGATTGTCCCTAAAGAGAAGGAAAAGATTCTTGAGCGTAGCGATGAAGAGGCGCGCAAGGTGTATCGGGCATATAGCCAAGGCCTAATGACCGAATCGGAAAAATACAATAAGATTGTCAATACCTGGACATTGGCCACTGCCGAGGTGGAAGAGGCGCTGATGGAGTGTCTCCGTCAGGACCAGGAGGGGTTCAACCCGGTCTATATCCTGATAGACTCGGGAGCGAGGGGTTCTCGTACCCAGGCGGCACAATTAGGCGGAATGCGCGGACTGATGGCAAAGCCTCAGCGTCGGACCGTAGGTGAAGAGGTAATTGAGACCCCGATAAAATCCTCTTTCCGGGAAGGGCTTTCGGTGTGGGAATACTTTATCTCCACCCATGGGGCGCGCAAGGGATTGACAGATACCGCTTTAAAGACTGCTGAGGCAGGGTATCTTACCAGGCGACTGGTTGATGTTGCTCAGGACGTGGTGATTACAATGGAGGATTGTGGCACGATTGTTGGTCAGGAGGTAACGGCACTCCGTGAGGGTGGGGACATCATCGAGCCCTTAAGCGAGCGCATCGCCGGCAGGTTCGCCCTTGACGACATCGTCAACCCTATCTCCGGGGAAGTTCTGGTTCGCGCCGGCGAGGAGATCACCGACAAGGCGGCAGAGGAGATTGAAGACTGCGGTATTGAGATGGTGCGGGTGCGGTCGGTTTTAACCTGTGAGGCACCTACGGGTTTATGCGTCAAGTGCTATGGCAGAAATATGGCGACCGGTAGAGCAGTTGAGATTGGCGAGGCGGTGGGTATCATCGCCGCCCAGTCAATTGGTGAACCTGGCACGCAGTTGACATTAAAGACCTTCCATGTTGGTGGTGTGGCGTCACGCGTTGCAGAACAGACCAAGGCGACCGCCCGGTTTAAAGGGACAATCAAATTTGAAGGTCTGAAGGTCTCCAGGCGCAGTGACGGTGAGATGACCACACTTGAGCAGGGTAGGATAGTTCTGACCGGGGCGGACCGGGCTGTGCCTTTTACTGTACCTGCCGGTGCGATAGTCCGGGTGGGTGATGGACAAGAGGTGAAGGAGGGGGAGGTGCTGTTTGAATGGGAGCCTTACTCGATTCCCTTGCTTGCCCGTGCCAGCGGGAGGGTCAGATTTCGGGATATTGAGGTGGGAAGAACCCTGCGTGAAGACATTGATGAGCGCTCAGAGCGGATGCAGCGTATCATTGTTGAGGACCGGGCAAGGAAACTGCACCCGATGCTGGAGGTGGTCGGAGAAAAGGGCAAGGTTGTGGATACCCATCCCTTGCCCGCGGGTGTCTATCTGGTGGTCGAGGACGGGCAAGAGGTCAAGACCGGCGATGTCCTCGCGCGGCTTTTGCGCGAAATGGCGCGCACCCGCGATATTACCGGTGGTCTGCCCAAGGTTGCCGAGCTCTTTGAGGCAAAACGGGTCAAGTCACCAGCGATTATCTCCGAAATTGATGGGACGGTTGAGGTCGGTGAGCCTAAAGAGGGGAAGCGGCTGGTGCGGGTCATATCTGAGGGGGGCGCGGTCAAGGAGTATGAAATCCCCTACGGCAAATTCCTTTTGGTCCAGACCGGGGACACTGTCAAGGCTGGTGATAAACTGTGTGAGGGTTCGGTTGACCCCCATGATGTGTTAAAGGTCAAGGGTTGGCTGGCGGTTCAGGAGTTTTTAACAAACCAGATTCAGGCAGTGTACCGTTTGCAGAAGGTCAAGATTAATGACAAGCACATCTCCATCATTGTCAGGCAGATGCTGCGGAAGGTGAAGATTGAGGATCCGGGTGACTCCAACTTTATTGAGGGTGAGATTGTTGAGCGGCGGCGGGTGCTGGAGGAGAACGAGCGGCTTTTAAAAGAGGGGCTCAAGCCGGCAAGTTATCAGCCGATATTGTTGGGCATTACCCGGGCAGCGCTGTTGACCGAGAGTTTCCTCTCTGCCGCCTCATTCCAGGAGACCACCCGCGTGCTCTCGGAGGCGGCGATTCAGGGTAGGGAGGACAAGTTGCGCGGTCTGAAGGAAAATGTTATTGTCGGCAGGTTGATTCCGGCGGGAACCGGTTTCCGGGAGTTCAGCCGGATAAAACTTGTGAGTGAGGAGGTCAAGAAGGAAGAGCAGGAGGCGGCATAA
- the rpsL gene encoding 30S ribosomal protein S12 has translation MPTINQLVRRPRRKVRSRSKTPALKGNPQKRGVCTRVYTTTPKKPNSALRKVCKVRLTSGYEVTAYIPGEGHNLQEHSIVLVRGGRVKDLPGVRYHVVRGVYDCTGVEGRKQARSQYGVKRPKPQAS, from the coding sequence ATGCCAACAATTAATCAACTTGTGCGCAGACCGAGGAGAAAGGTGCGGAGCCGGTCCAAGACCCCGGCTTTGAAAGGCAATCCCCAGAAGCGAGGGGTTTGCACTCGGGTTTATACCACCACACCGAAGAAGCCCAACTCGGCGTTGCGCAAGGTGTGTAAGGTGCGTTTGACCTCCGGTTATGAGGTTACCGCCTATATTCCCGGGGAGGGTCATAATCTCCAGGAGCACTCAATTGTGTTGGTGCGCGGGGGCAGGGTCAAGGACCTGCCTGGTGTCCGCTACCATGTGGTGCGGGGGGTTTATGACTGCACCGGCGTTGAGGGACGGAAACAGGCGCGCAGTCAGTACGGGGTCAAGCGACCAAAACCGCAGGCGAGTTAA
- the rpsG gene encoding 30S ribosomal protein S7, whose translation MPRRRKYKLHTVAPDQKYNSVLVAKFINKLMWDGKKTVAQRIFYEALALAEQRAGEDGYALFQKAINNVKPVLEVRPRRVGGATYQIPMEVPPRRRDALAIKWLIEAARSRGEYTMIERLAAELIDASKKQGAAFKKKEDTHKMAEANRAFAHYRW comes from the coding sequence ATGCCCAGGCGTAGGAAGTATAAGCTCCACACCGTCGCGCCCGACCAGAAGTACAATTCGGTCCTGGTCGCAAAGTTTATCAACAAGTTGATGTGGGATGGAAAGAAGACCGTTGCCCAGCGGATATTTTATGAGGCGCTGGCACTGGCGGAGCAGCGGGCAGGTGAGGATGGGTATGCCCTGTTCCAGAAGGCGATTAACAATGTCAAGCCGGTTCTTGAGGTCAGACCGAGGCGTGTTGGGGGCGCCACCTATCAGATTCCGATGGAGGTGCCACCCAGGCGCCGTGATGCGCTGGCAATTAAGTGGCTGATCGAGGCGGCGCGTTCAAGGGGTGAATACACAATGATTGAACGGCTTGCCGCTGAGTTGATCGACGCCAGTAAAAAGCAGGGTGCGGCGTTCAAGAAGAAGGAGGATACCCACAAGATGGCGGAAGCCAACCGCGCCTTTGCCCATTATCGCTGGTAG
- the recJ gene encoding single-stranded-DNA-specific exonuclease RecJ — MPPILPDHYWHLPPPPTSEIQTLARAAQIPPLIATLLYRRGCRTVRQIEEFLNPSPARLNRPQTLPDINIATERIITALKKRERILIYGDYDVDGICGTAILVSVLKNLGGDVFYYLPHRHSEGYGVSPAGIDFAIKNGIQLLITNDCGSLDINTIALANRAGIDVIVTDHHEPGALHPPALAFVNPKRSDSSYPFRELAGAGVAFKLAWSLLAACNRTKEELTALLDLVGLGTIADVVPLVDENRIIARLGLAALKASNRLGIRALFATSRLNPKALTTRDITFGLAPRINAAGRIGHAQTALKLLLTEDEAAATQLASELERLNRARQEIEETIFADALRIVDAEKKYDRRVIVIGQEGWNEGVIGIVAAKLVERFWHPCIMISLRGETGKGSGRSVTGFNLYEALRSTQKYLSAFGGHRYAAGLLLPAEHLPPFEEAINEFAANMPAEIFEPTLHIEAQAELSEINPQLLHHLAKLQPFGPDNPEPIFATTGLEVVGYPRRIGKDKGHLKFKVRSGDTVLAAIAWGRSDEILNLQIGKPGRLDICYTLTSDNYNGRNQPQLNVLDLKSNTQG, encoded by the coding sequence ATGCCGCCGATACTACCAGACCATTACTGGCACCTGCCGCCTCCGCCCACTTCAGAAATTCAAACCCTCGCCCGTGCTGCCCAAATCCCGCCTTTGATTGCCACCCTGCTGTACCGGCGGGGGTGTCGAACCGTCAGGCAAATTGAGGAGTTCCTCAACCCGTCACCTGCCCGGCTGAACCGACCCCAAACCCTGCCCGACATCAACATCGCCACCGAGAGAATTATTACGGCGCTTAAGAAAAGGGAGCGCATCCTCATCTATGGTGATTATGATGTTGATGGCATCTGCGGCACCGCCATCCTGGTTTCGGTCCTAAAAAACCTTGGCGGCGATGTTTTTTACTACCTGCCCCATCGTCACAGTGAAGGTTACGGCGTCTCCCCTGCCGGTATCGATTTTGCTATCAAAAACGGCATCCAGCTCCTCATCACCAACGACTGCGGCTCTCTCGACATTAACACCATCGCGCTGGCAAATCGTGCCGGTATCGATGTCATCGTTACCGACCACCACGAACCCGGCGCGCTTCACCCCCCTGCACTGGCATTTGTCAACCCAAAACGCAGCGACTCCTCCTATCCATTCCGCGAACTTGCCGGTGCCGGTGTTGCCTTTAAACTTGCCTGGAGCCTACTTGCTGCCTGCAACCGCACCAAAGAGGAACTGACCGCTCTACTTGACCTTGTTGGTTTGGGAACCATCGCCGATGTGGTTCCGCTTGTGGATGAAAACCGTATCATCGCCCGGCTCGGGCTTGCCGCGCTCAAGGCGAGCAACCGTTTGGGCATCAGGGCGCTTTTTGCCACCAGCCGCTTAAACCCCAAAGCCCTTACTACCCGGGATATCACCTTTGGACTCGCCCCCCGTATCAATGCCGCAGGCAGGATCGGTCATGCCCAAACCGCACTGAAACTGCTATTAACTGAAGACGAGGCGGCGGCGACTCAATTGGCCAGCGAACTGGAAAGGTTAAACCGAGCCCGCCAAGAGATTGAAGAGACAATCTTTGCCGATGCCTTAAGGATAGTTGACGCCGAAAAAAAATATGACCGCCGGGTTATAGTTATTGGTCAGGAGGGGTGGAACGAAGGGGTTATCGGCATCGTTGCCGCCAAACTGGTGGAAAGGTTCTGGCACCCCTGCATTATGATTTCACTGCGCGGTGAGACCGGCAAAGGTTCAGGACGCTCGGTCACCGGCTTCAACCTCTATGAGGCGCTCCGCTCAACCCAAAAATACCTCTCTGCCTTTGGTGGGCACCGATACGCTGCCGGACTCCTGCTGCCCGCGGAACACCTCCCACCCTTTGAGGAGGCAATCAACGAGTTTGCCGCAAATATGCCCGCAGAGATTTTTGAGCCAACACTGCACATCGAAGCCCAAGCCGAATTAAGCGAAATCAACCCCCAACTCCTCCACCACCTTGCCAAACTCCAGCCATTCGGTCCTGACAACCCTGAACCAATATTTGCCACCACCGGACTGGAGGTGGTTGGTTATCCCCGCCGGATAGGAAAGGACAAAGGGCATCTGAAATTCAAGGTGCGCTCAGGAGATACCGTGTTAGCCGCTATCGCCTGGGGCAGAAGCGACGAGATTCTCAACCTCCAGATAGGTAAACCCGGACGCCTTGATATCTGTTACACCCTCACCTCGGACAACTATAACGGCAGAAACCAGCCGCAGTTAAATGTCCTTGACCTGAAATCAAATACCCAGGGATAA